The DNA region gctaTCGGGTGGGGGGATCGGGTGGGCTTTTCGCGGGTGGGTGGGTCTGTGGTCTGTGTGGGTTGTGGGATGCAGTTTGGTTCTGCGCTGGAATTAGCACGTTAAATCAGACGCTCGCTGTACCATATTCAGAAATCCGTGTTGTTCGTACCGCCGTCGCCCTCGGCGCCCtccccagccacgcccacttcgcCCACGCTGGGCGGTAGGGCCAGGGACAGTGGGGGGGCGGCCGAGCCGGCCACCATCATGGTGGGTTCCGTGTTCCGGCGTttcattttcagcttgttCTTTTTCAACATGGTGGCCTGCGGTTAACGGTTATTCATTTGACATTACATTTGTAACGGTGGTATTTaaagagagagatagagaaagtttttcaatttgaagCGTCCGGTGCATTAATTAGTTAGAATAATCGAATTTTTTAGATTTCAGTTTTAGCATTTGTTTGGTATTCGTGTGATTTAgtgtattttcattttggttggAGAGAAAAAGAGAGTAAGAAAAGCGTTAACGTAAAGGAAATAAATTTCGTTTGCCTTAGCTTAGATTCGTTATAAGTGCTTCAAAAGCTAGCTGAGAAATCAGGCAAAATGCAACGGAACTCAATCAACAAAATGGTTTCGGTTATAGATATTTCGATACTGAATGATGGATTACGAAAGCTTGCAGTTGAGAAACGGAACGGAAACggaataaatggaaatggaactAAATTCGATCAAGTTCCTCCAAGCGGGGGGAAATCAAAGAAAATTATCGCATAAAAATTAATCCAAAATTTTGTAGTCAACTTCTAGGCGCTGTGGCTTGCGGTGTggtgtgttcgtgtgtgtggCGTGGTGTACTGAGGTGGATAGTGGTGGCTTCAGTTGGCTAAGTTCAAGTTCAACAGCGGTGGTCACAGTTTTCTTGTGCAGTGGGTGGTTCtttggttggttggtgggtggtgtgtgtTTCATCTTGGGTGGTGGTTCAAAGTACTTAGAGCTTGACAGCACCAACTTTTATTTACagctatttgttgtttttaactttaaacttttttactttttgtttgcttgttaATGCTATTTCTCGCATTTGGAAGATAAAAGTTAATTTGCTTGCGCATTGGAgttttgctcttgtttaaatattcgatttttggGGTTACAATTTGGCCATTTTCTCTGCTGATCTGTTATGGGTTACTTTTCTGAGGGATTATAGAGAGTTATGTATCTGACTATCTGGTTTCTATGGGTTGAAACAGGAGAACCAATTTCGCAGGCCGGTAGCCAAGCTCTAGGTGCTGCCAAAGCCGGCAGGTAGCGTCATCGACGCCTCCTTCTCCCCATTCTcggccagctgctgctgctgctgttgttgctgctgttgctgctgcaattgctgctgcGACTGAGACTGCGGGGATCCCGATACCGACACGGATCCCGATCCGGATCCCTGTTGAGCCACTGAAAGGCTCAGAACCGCCGGCGAGATATGAGGCTCGGTGAGGCGGCGCTTACTCTTCGTTTTCTTCAGCATGGTGGCCTAAATATATAGcgtaaaacacacacatggtCAACTTAGACATACACACAGGCACATCACACGCACATCAAACAGAGAAACATTTTAGAACGCTACATACACTTCTTCTTTTGCCgatttcaattattattttttatgtatatatatatttcttttcttttttttgttttttttttcttttgagcTGCCAtcaacaaatgaaaaatgctgaaaaaaCGTGGCTATTTTACATGGTTAGAGGGGGGTGGCTCGGGGTGTTTCAATTGGTGTGTGCTCTATTAATTAATTACGACACAAGGGACGGGATTTACCAAGGGACAAATTACAAAGTTAACATACAAAACACGCATATCCAACGCACAGGCAGACAAAATGTTACATTGCTTCAGGTTCGATGACAATCGGATTTGTTTAAATGAATTATATTTGTTCATTGTCGTTTGCAATTTGAAATATGTCTAAAATGAGGTTTCGCTCTAGGTTTCCAGTATTTACCAGTACCGATTGTCATCATGTTTTCGTTATTAACAATTACTGTTCGTCTCCAATGCACTAAGGAAATAAAACAACAGGCATTCCCACTATTACGAGTATATCCGAATTGCGGTTGCTCTCCTCGTGCCTATAAGTTCGACTTAAGTCTAAATTTCAACTGTCTTGTAAGCTCTGTGGATTTTCACTAAGTTAGTTCTTGTTAGAGGGTGtaataattgaaatcaatGGAAAACCAAACGTGTTGCCCTCGcaatattcaataaatagTTAAGAAAAGCTTTTTTTTAGACGTGAACTTAGATGCTTTGTCTGTGTTAACTTAAGTATGAAATGAGGATATGTTTTAAGAAGCCAGCATGCCAGAGAACAAAGAAACATCAGATACATGCAGGGAATCGGCTAAGTGGAGGCCAAATCCAAATACGAGAAATCCAAAAATCCACACTTACCTTGAGGGCCGACTTCAGGACGACCACATCGCCGGGACTCTGGATCCAGGGCTCACCGTCCACCTGGACGGGCATATCGGTGTTCAAGTGTATCTTGATGTGACCACCCtggaatttaaaattcatACATTAATTATATGGCGTGTAATCGAATAGAAAACATCTGGGGCTTACCTGAGCTATGCGCATGGCCGTACGAATTCCGGATTGGATTTGACCCAAGTGGACCACGCCCGTCACACCGACCACCTCCAACATGCCATCGTAATGGTTGGGCGTTGAGAACTGGTCGTCCTTGTCGGGACCCCAGGGATTGGCACCGCTGCCCCAGCTGGAACACAAGATATAATTGGTATTAGCATGCATTTGAGGAATGTTACATTTTAAAGAAACCATGTGTACCTTAAAATGTTCAAGATGATGATGCCATCGACGGGTGGCAGTTCGACAATCTTGCCATCGACCTCCAGGCGCAGTTCCTTCTGCAGATCCTTGACAGCCTTGCGACCCACGATCTTGCGCAGTCCCATCTTCACGTAGTAGCCCTTGTTGCGCAGCCGCGAATTGAACTGATTGGGATTCTCCTCACGCGCATTGTGGAAGTCCAGGCAGAGATCGGCATCTATGCCAATGCCAAAGTAGTTGTTCATCACGAAGATCTGAGAGTTATCCTCGTTTTGGGCGCCACCTGAATGGAACGCCAAGTTCGTTTAGTCATCTTTGGTTTACATACGAATTGGATCAAACATCGACACACAGGACATCAAATATTTAACTGACAACATCGAGCTTGATAATATATCCATGGCTTAATTTACCTAATTTGTGGTTAAGTCTTGTTGTGTCTGAGCTGATTTACCTTACCTGGCGTTTGTGACATGCAAATCCCTACAAGGATATTTTGTACACATCGAAACTAAACAGCATTTCTCATCAGATACCAAACTGGGCTTGTGGTTTACATAAGGGGTTTATTGGGGGGTATATTAAGGAGAGACTTTATTTCTGTGCATTTGACGTACATCTACAATCTTGAACCACTAAAATTATGatctattaaatatttatagaggAAGTGTTAAAAATCTCTGTTCCTGCAGCTAGAAATTATTACCAAGTAAAACTTGGATACATCTCTCAAAAACAAGTTGGTAAAAGTATAGCTTTTGAAATTTACATATGCTACATTTGTACAGCCTTGAATATCTATATTCTCGGTTTGCGTATATTACAGCCGAATCCGGGATTTAGTCAAAGCACAGGTTTAATCACAACACAAATTATATGGTTCTGGGACTGGGATACTGGGATACACTGGATCGGATAGATTAAATCTTGAAGGGGGTTAGACACTAGACGGGTTTACGAGTATGTAACGTAGAGAAAGAACACACGAACGAAGTTTTGAAAACACCAAATGACCTGATATATCACTCGATGTCAGAGCCGGTAATTGATGATGCTGATTGGTTTGTTGCGATTGCGATAGGTGTGCTTGGTGTGCCTTCTTCTTCTTACCGGTTGTTTGCGAGGGCGCCTTCATGGCCGGCTCTTCGGGCTTGTCCTCCGGATGGAAGACAACCGTCCAGCGGTCCAGCCTTATCTCCTCCGCCTCGATGACGTCGCGCAGCAGATTCAGCGGATCCTCACCGCCGGTGTAGCCGGAGCCCCAGCACAAAACGCGAGCCAAGTCGTTGCCTTGGGAGGATTGCGATGGGAAAAGTTAATCGATTTCAAAATATATGATATGATACTAGTTTATCTGGGGTAGAAGGTGGCTTATGGCACTTACCTGTTCCCAGTGGAACAATGGCGCACGGCGGGCTGGAGCACTCCGAGTCCTGGCCCACATTGTCCAGGCACTGCAGCACCCAACCAATGGTGCCATCTCCGCCGCAAACCAGGATCTTGTAGTTGGTTATTTGCCGGAATACATACAAACTACGGACATGATGGAGCACAACAAAGATAAGTGGGTGATACATAAACAGGTGTATAAGTGGAACGTACCCGGGCAAAGGACCGCCATTATCCAGATCGAATACCTGGTAGGGATTCAGCAGTTTCCTGAAGCTGGAGATCAGCTCCAGTCCCTGGCAGCCGCCGGACTTGACATTGACAAAGACCAGCAGTGGCCGCACATCCGAGGGCACCATGCTGGGCTCGATGTTCGGCAGGAGCAGTACCAGCAGTTTCTTGTCCTCGATGATGGTCTCGCGGAGATTGTAGAAGGCGCGAACCTGCAAGCAATACAACCCACATCCCATTAGTTGAGTGGCACGTGGGCATTGACATATGCTCAGATACCCACCGCCTTCATGGAGTCCTCGAAGGTGAGCACCACGGAGCCGTACTCGTAGTAGATGGGTCCGATGCTGATGAACTTGTTCTCGTCGGTTACGTACTTGTTGAGGATCTGCTCGTAGTTGCGCTGCGAGAGACCGGTGGGCAGATTGCCCACGAACAGCGCGATATTGGGACCATGTGGATCCTGCTTGTGCTGCATGTAGAACCGCATGAGCTCCATCTGGCGAATGGAGTCCTTGCCCAGCTGCTTCATAATATCCCATGGCCTTTCGTTCCACGACAAAATGCGTTCGGTCACGCCGCGATCGAGCAACACTTCCGAGCACCTGGCGAGGATTATGGAAATGGGTTATCGCTGGTTTAAAGCCAACCATATATAAGGACCTACCTGTAGTCCTGTATCTGGTTATCCTGCAGCCCGAACTTGTCCAGGGCATCGCGTATCAAATCCTTAATAACTGTGCTATTATCTACAGGAACACTGACATAGGGATCCTCCAGCATCGAGCACTGCAGCTTGCCGGGGTAGACGCGCACATGGCCGCGATCGCGGTCGTGGAACCGTAGGTATATGGCCGGTCGCTTGCCCTCCAGGTGCACCAGGTTGAGCACGGGCGTGGGATCGAGCATGGGAGTGTCCTCCATGCCGGCGGGTGCGTACAGATCGGTCAGATAGAAGGCCTGCGGATCGCGCGTGATGTGGAATGCCCGCAGGGCGGTGgtcagcagctgctccagcgtGTAGGTGCGCTGCACGATGATCACGCGGTACTGCTGGCGTCGGAATGAGTTGTTGCCATCAAACACCTTGATCATCTCTGTGGGTTATAAAAGTTTAGGTTTTCAGTTTCCCTAATCTAGAACTCTATGCGCACCTATATCCTTTTCCTCgcgctccttctccttcttctcgCGATCCTTCTCCGACTTATCCGACTTGTGGCCGGAACCGGAATCGGGTCTATAGTGACCGGAGGAGCCACCGGCAACCGATGCCGCGGCACCAGCTGCCGATGAGCCACCAGCTCCGCCACATccgccgcctccgcctccgccaaCTGCACCACCGCTGCTGGGTCCATGTCCCGATTCGGCTTTGCTGGCCGACTCCTCGTCCTTGAAACGTGGTGTGTCGCCGCTGCTAAACTCCTCGGATATGCTGCGTGCTGGGGATCACGGAAATGTGGGTCAGTAACTGCTCGCATCCTCACTGGGACACACATGGTTTAGTAGCAAAAAATGCGGCCTTGGCCTGGTTTTAGATACTTAGTTACGCTCGGAAAAATGTGCATTAAACTATATCTCTTTTAAAAAGGTTCACTATTtcaactatatatatttaatacagAATCTTCCGAGGATTACTCATGCGGTTATGTCGGTGTTAATGATTAGTGGCATTGCAATGTGGGGCGGAATGGTGCGGATGATTAGTGGTTCGATGGTTAGCGATTAGTGGGTTATGGCCAAGTGGTTCAACAGAAAACGGGGGACGTGGGACGGGtcaaccaaaaacaaaaaccaaaacaaagtgGTTAGCGCAAACTGAGGTCCTTCGGAAACCCAGATCCTTTCGGTTAGCAGGGACTGAGACAAAGAcaaatagagagagagagagagagagagagcgagagagaaagTAGGGAAAGGAGTACGGTTGGCTAGTCACCTCTGCGCTTCTGGTAGCGCGGCTTGCGCCAGCCGACGGAGAGGCCCTGCCGCACCTGGCGGAGCAGTCGGCCCAGGACATGGCCATCGCTGGCGTCACTGGCCCTCGATCGACTGCTGGCCCCGCCGTCGCTGATGTCGCCGGCGAAGGCCACATCATCACTGGCCCCGCTCGGCCGGTCGTCCAGGTAGAGATCATCGAAGCCCACATCATCGTCCACATCGGTGGCGTCCAGTCGCCCGGCCAGCATGTGATAGTTGTCGTCATACGGATGATAGTTACCATCCTCATCCTGGATGGTAATCTCGATATTCTGCGACAGCCGGTCCAGGCTGTAATTGCTTTTGCCGCCCACACCGACCGCCTGCTTGGGCGATCTCTTCGAGCGTCGGCGCTGGAACAAGCCGCGTCCGTACTTCTTGTAGCGCGACACAGCCGTAATGGCCGCCGACTCCTGGAAGGACTTGCTCCTGCCCACCGGCGACAGCTGCAGCAGCGTGGCCGGGGCAGAGGGCGAGGCCGAGGAGCAGTCACTCGAATTGGAGTTGGACAGCGGCGAGCTGAGGGAGCCGCCCTTGCCCTGCGCCTTGTGCTTGGGCATGAGTATCggtttgggcttgggcttgATTTGGGCCAGAGCCCCAGTCTTGGGTTGCTGGCGTCCGCCCTGGACGCTCAAGGCATGTCCGGACTTTACCGGggcagtggtggtggtgatggtggtggcgTTGGCGCTGTTCCTGGCGGCTGTTGCAGTTGTGGAGCCACCGGGAACATTGGAGGCATTGCTATTATTACTACTATTATAGCTAAGGTTGCTGATCAGATTGAGGCTGCTGTCGAGGTCATCCGTATTGGTCAGCTCGCCGCCCGTGTCGGAGGTCTCGTAGCAGCTTTCCCGCGGCACCGTCTCgccctccgcctccgcctcggCATCCCCGTGGTAGTCCGTCTCGCTGACGTCCCGCGGCTGCCGGCTGCGCAGGGATCGACGTCGCAGGGCCACGTCGCAGTGGTCGTAGTCATCGCTCAGATCGCCACCGCTTATATCACAGACACCGCCATCCACATCGTCTTCATCTTCGCTGGGCGAgaggccgccgccgccgccgctggaGCCTCTTTTCCGCCTTCGCTTGCCCTGGCCCAGTTTCCGAAAGAGATTCGTGTAGAGCAGGTGCAGCGAGGAGTTGGCCGAGGGCGACTTCTGCAGATTGCCCATCACATTCGACGTGGAGGTGGTGGTCGTCAGCTGCAAGGCGCTGTCCTGCTCCGTGTTTTCCTCCTCGGGCTCTTCATCCGGCTGATCCTGGTCCCGTTCCCGCTCCCGATCCCGGTCGCAATCTTGCTCCGCCTCGTTGCTCGTCTCGCCGACTGTCAGCGAGGAGGGCGTGGGTGAGTGGCACAGCGAGATGGAGCCACAGGAGGTGGGCGTGGGCGGCGTGGAAAGGAGAAAATGTTGTTTCGATTGCTCGAGCCTTTGCCTGTGGAGCTCGAGCAGCTCCTTCAGGCCCAGGCCCGCTAGCGAACCCGATCCGGCGCCCGGAATGGGGCAGCTCAAATCCGGACTGGCTGCCGGTGGcgcgcccacacacacacatagataGACACATCATCAATCAACCGAAAACGCATATAAAACGCATCCATAAAACccaaaagagaaaaagaaaagaaaagaaaaaacacaacgaaaactaaatcaaaaatcaaaaaagtattGGGAGAATCGAGCAAAATCGATGGTGGATTTGGTGGAgtgatagatagatagattgATAGGTAGATAGAGTGATGGTCTGCCATGATCTGAATGAGCTGGAGCGATGTGGTATCTGATCGTTGGAGTTCTTGTACtagttttttatattctttttttttcagtgatCGGAGTGTGCACACAACACAACATCGATAGCAACTTTTTGGGGGGGAGAGTGGGTGAGTATTGCTACATCGCTATAGAGGGTGAGTGCGCCGGcctacactgagaaaaatagCCACCTTTTATGCTTCCTCAATCAGGAAACTAATGAGCTTGATAAAAATCAGTTTAGCAGATTTTAAAAGGCATCATTAACAGGTTTATTATCAGTGTAGGACCTGGCTGATTAGGACTTTGGTTTTGAGAGGGCCAGTGGATCCTGCAGGATCTGGACAATGTACTTACGACACGAGTA from Drosophila santomea strain STO CAGO 1482 chromosome 3R, Prin_Dsan_1.1, whole genome shotgun sequence includes:
- the LOC120451296 gene encoding diacylglycerol kinase theta isoform X1 encodes the protein MADGGHSFVKKTFHKPTYCHHCSDLLWGLIQQGYICEVCNFIIHERCVSSVVTPCSGIAPCIIKNPVAHCWSEPTHHKRKFCTVCRKRLDETPAVHCLVCEYFAHIECQDFAVPDCTENATYVPGKELLNVKHQHHWREGNLPSTSKCAYCKKTCWSSECLTGYRCEWCGMTTHAGCRMYLPTECNFGILQPIYLPPHSVSIPRTEVPIEAIIGVQVKSKTSLVRDYSCPSPDLSCPIPGAGSGSLAGLGLKELLELHRQRLEQSKQHFLLSTPPTPTSCGSISLCHSPTPSSLTVGETSNEAEQDCDRDRERERDQDQPDEEPEEENTEQDSALQLTTTTSTSNVMGNLQKSPSANSSLHLLYTNLFRKLGQGKRRRKRGSSGGGGGLSPSEDEDDVDGGVCDISGGDLSDDYDHCDVALRRRSLRSRQPRDVSETDYHGDAEAEAEGETVPRESCYETSDTGGELTNTDDLDSSLNLISNLSYNSSNNSNASNVPGGSTTATAARNSANATTITTTTAPVKSGHALSVQGGRQQPKTGALAQIKPKPKPILMPKHKAQGKGGSLSSPLSNSNSSDCSSASPSAPATLLQLSPVGRSKSFQESAAITAVSRYKKYGRGLFQRRRSKRSPKQAVGVGGKSNYSLDRLSQNIEITIQDEDGNYHPYDDNYHMLAGRLDATDVDDDVGFDDLYLDDRPSGASDDVAFAGDISDGGASSRSRASDASDGHVLGRLLRQVRQGLSVGWRKPRYQKRRARSISEEFSSGDTPRFKDEESASKAESGHGPSSGGAVGGGGGGGCGGAGGSSAAGAAASVAGGSSGHYRPDSGSGHKSDKSEKDREKKEKEREEKDIEMIKVFDGNNSFRRQQYRVIIVQRTYTLEQLLTTALRAFHITRDPQAFYLTDLYAPAGMEDTPMLDPTPVLNLVHLEGKRPAIYLRFHDRDRGHVRVYPGKLQCSMLEDPYVSVPVDNSTVIKDLIRDALDKFGLQDNQIQDYRCSEVLLDRGVTERILSWNERPWDIMKQLGKDSIRQMELMRFYMQHKQDPHGPNIALFVGNLPTGLSQRNYEQILNKYVTDENKFISIGPIYYEYGSVVLTFEDSMKAVRAFYNLRETIIEDKKLLVLLLPNIEPSMVPSDVRPLLVFVNVKSGGCQGLELISSFRKLLNPYQVFDLDNGGPLPGLYVFRQITNYKILVCGGDGTIGWVLQCLDNVGQDSECSSPPCAIVPLGTGNDLARVLCWGSGYTGGEDPLNLLRDVIEAEEIRLDRWTVVFHPEDKPEEPAMKAPSQTTGKKKKAHQAHLSQSQQTNQHHQLPALTSSDISGGAQNEDNSQIFVMNNYFGIGIDADLCLDFHNAREENPNQFNSRLRNKGYYVKMGLRKIVGRKAVKDLQKELRLEVDGKIVELPPVDGIIILNILSWGSGANPWGPDKDDQFSTPNHYDGMLEVVGVTGVVHLGQIQSGIRTAMRIAQGGHIKIHLNTDMPVQVDGEPWIQSPGDVVVLKSALKATMLKKTKSKRRLTEPHISPAVLSLSVAQQGSGSGSVSVSGSPQSQSQQQLQQQQQQQQQQQQLAENGEKEASMTLPAGFGST
- the LOC120451296 gene encoding diacylglycerol kinase theta isoform X3 produces the protein MADGGHSFVKKTFHKPTYCHHCSDLLWGLIQQGYICEVCNFIIHERCVSSVVTPCSGIAPCIIKNPVAHCWSEPTHHKRKFCTVCRKRLDETPAVHCLVCEYFAHIECQDFAVPDCTENATYVPGKELLNVKHQHHWREGNLPSTSKCAYCKKTCWSSECLTGYRCEWCGMTTHAGCRMYLPTECNFGILQPIYLPPHSVSIPRTEVPIEAIIGVQVKSKTSLVRDYSCPSPDLSCPIPGAGSGSLAGLGLKELLELHRQRLEQSKQHFLLSTPPTPTSCGSISLCHSPTPSSLTVGETSNEAEQDCDRDRERERDQDQPDEEPEEENTEQDSALQLTTTTSTSNVMGNLQKSPSANSSLHLLYTNLFRKLGQGKRRRKRGSSGGGGGLSPSEDEDDVDGGVCDISGGDLSDDYDHCDVALRRRSLRSRQPRDVSETDYHGDAEAEAEGETVPRESCYETSDTGGELTNTDDLDSSLNLISNLSYNSSNNSNASNVPGGSTTATAARNSANATTITTTTAPVKSGHALSVQGGRQQPKTGALAQIKPKPKPILMPKHKAQGKGGSLSSPLSNSNSSDCSSASPSAPATLLQLSPVGRSKSFQESAAITAVSRYKKYGRGLFQRRRSKRSPKQAVGVGGKSNYSLDRLSQNIEITIQDEDGNYHPYDDNYHMLAGRLDATDVDDDVGFDDLYLDDRPSGASDDVAFAGDISDGGASSRSRASDASDGHVLGRLLRQVRQGLSVGWRKPRYQKRRARSISEEFSSGDTPRFKDEESASKAESGHGPSSGGAVGGGGGGGCGGAGGSSAAGAAASVAGGSSGHYRPDSGSGHKSDKSEKDREKKEKEREEKDIEMIKVFDGNNSFRRQQYRVIIVQRTYTLEQLLTTALRAFHITRDPQAFYLTDLYAPAGMEDTPMLDPTPVLNLVHLEGKRPAIYLRFHDRDRGHVRVYPGKLQCSMLEDPYVSVPVDNSTVIKDLIRDALDKFGLQDNQIQDYRCSEVLLDRGVTERILSWNERPWDIMKQLGKDSIRQMELMRFYMQHKQDPHGPNIALFVGNLPTGLSQRNYEQILNKYVTDENKFISIGPIYYEYGSVVLTFEDSMKAVRAFYNLRETIIEDKKLLVLLLPNIEPSMVPSDVRPLLVFVNVKSGGCQGLELISSFRKLLNPYQVFDLDNGGPLPGYVPLIHLFMYHPLIFVVLHHVRSLYVFRQITNYKILVCGGDGTIGWVLQCLDNVGQDSECSSPPCAIVPLGTGNDLARVLCWGSGYTGGEDPLNLLRDVIEAEEIRLDRWTVVFHPEDKPEEPAMKAPSQTTGGAQNEDNSQIFVMNNYFGIGIDADLCLDFHNAREENPNQFNSRLRNKGYYVKMGLRKIVGRKAVKDLQKELRLEVDGKIVELPPVDGIIILNILSWGSGANPWGPDKDDQFSTPNHYDGMLEVVGVTGVVHLGQIQSGIRTAMRIAQGGHIKIHLNTDMPVQVDGEPWIQSPGDVVVLKSALKATMLKKTKSKRRLTEPHISPAVLSLSVAQQGSGSGSVSVSGSPQSQSQQQLQQQQQQQQQQQQLAENGEKEASMTLPAGFGST
- the LOC120451296 gene encoding diacylglycerol kinase theta isoform X8 — its product is MADGGHSFVKKTFHKPTYCHHCSDLLWGLIQQGYICEVCNFIIHERCVSSVVTPCSGIAPCIIKNPVAHCWSEPTHHKRKFCTVCRKRLDETPAVHCLVCEYFAHIECQDFAVPDCTENATYVPGKELLNVKHQHHWREGNLPSTSKCAYCKKTCWSSECLTGYRCEWCGMTTHAGCRMYLPTECNFGILQPIYLPPHSVSIPRTEVPIEAIIGVQVKSKTSLVRDYSCPRSISEEFSSGDTPRFKDEESASKAESGHGPSSGGAVGGGGGGGCGGAGGSSAAGAAASVAGGSSGHYRPDSGSGHKSDKSEKDREKKEKEREEKDIEMIKVFDGNNSFRRQQYRVIIVQRTYTLEQLLTTALRAFHITRDPQAFYLTDLYAPAGMEDTPMLDPTPVLNLVHLEGKRPAIYLRFHDRDRGHVRVYPGKLQCSMLEDPYVSVPVDNSTVIKDLIRDALDKFGLQDNQIQDYRCSEVLLDRGVTERILSWNERPWDIMKQLGKDSIRQMELMRFYMQHKQDPHGPNIALFVGNLPTGLSQRNYEQILNKYVTDENKFISIGPIYYEYGSVVLTFEDSMKAVRAFYNLRETIIEDKKLLVLLLPNIEPSMVPSDVRPLLVFVNVKSGGCQGLELISSFRKLLNPYQVFDLDNGGPLPGLYVFRQITNYKILVCGGDGTIGWVLQCLDNVGQDSECSSPPCAIVPLGTGNDLARVLCWGSGYTGGEDPLNLLRDVIEAEEIRLDRWTVVFHPEDKPEEPAMKAPSQTTGGAQNEDNSQIFVMNNYFGIGIDADLCLDFHNAREENPNQFNSRLRNKGYYVKMGLRKIVGRKAVKDLQKELRLEVDGKIVELPPVDGIIILNILSWGSGANPWGPDKDDQFSTPNHYDGMLEVVGVTGVVHLGQIQSGIRTAMRIAQGGHIKIHLNTDMPVQVDGEPWIQSPGDVVVLKSALKATMLKKTKSKRRLTEPHISPAVLSLSVAQQGSGSGSVSVSGSPQSQSQQQLQQQQQQQQQQQQLAENGEKEASMTLPAGFGST
- the LOC120451296 gene encoding diacylglycerol kinase theta isoform X4, translating into MADGGHSFVKKTFHKPTYCHHCSDLLWGLIQQGYICEVCNFIIHERCVSSVVTPCSGIAPCIIKNPVAHCWSEPTHHKRKFCTVCRKRLDETPAVHCLVCEYFAHIECQDFAVPDCTENATYVPGKELLNVKHQHHWREGNLPSTSKCAYCKKTCWSSECLTGYRCEWCGMTTHAGCRMYLPTECNFGILQPIYLPPHSVSIPRTEVPIEAIIGVQVKSKTSLVRDYSCPSPDLSCPIPGAGSGSLAGLGLKELLELHRQRLEQSKQHFLLSTPPTPTSCGSISLCHSPTPSSLTVGETSNEAEQDCDRDRERERDQDQPDEEPEEENTEQDSALQLTTTTSTSNVMGNLQKSPSANSSLHLLYTNLFRKLGQGKRRRKRGSSGGGGGLSPSEDEDDVDGGVCDISGGDLSDDYDHCDVALRRRSLRSRQPRDVSETDYHGDAEAEAEGETVPRESCYETSDTGGELTNTDDLDSSLNLISNLSYNSSNNSNASNVPGGSTTATAARNSANATTITTTTAPVKSGHALSVQGGRQQPKTGALAQIKPKPKPILMPKHKAQGKGGSLSSPLSNSNSSDCSSASPSAPATLLQLSPVGRSKSFQESAAITAVSRYKKYGRGLFQRRRSKRSPKQAVGVGGKSNYSLDRLSQNIEITIQDEDGNYHPYDDNYHMLAGRLDATDVDDDVGFDDLYLDDRPSGASDDVAFAGDISDGGASSRSRASDASDGHVLGRLLRQVRQGLSVGWRKPRYQKRRARSISEEFSSGDTPRFKDEESASKAESGHGPSSGGAVGGGGGGGCGGAGGSSAAGAAASVAGGSSGHYRPDSGSGHKSDKSEKDREKKEKEREEKDIEMIKVFDGNNSFRRQQYRVIIVQRTYTLEQLLTTALRAFHITRDPQAFYLTDLYAPAGMEDTPMLDPTPVLNLVHLEGKRPAIYLRFHDRDRGHVRVYPGKLQCSMLEDPYVSVPVDNSTVIKDLIRDALDKFGLQDNQIQDYRCSEVLLDRGVTERILSWNERPWDIMKQLGKDSIRQMELMRFYMQHKQDPHGPNIALFVGNLPTGLSQRNYEQILNKYVTDENKFISIGPIYYEYGSVVLTFEDSMKAVRAFYNLRETIIEDKKLLVLLLPNIEPSMVPSDVRPLLVFVNVKSGGCQGLELISSFRKLLNPYQVFDLDNGGPLPGLYVFRQITNYKILVCGGDGTIGWVLQCLDNVGQDSECSSPPCAIVPLGTGNDLARVLCWGSGYTGGEDPLNLLRDVIEAEEIRLDRWTVVFHPEDKPEEPAMKAPSQTTGGAQNEDNSQIFVMNNYFGIGIDADLCLDFHNAREENPNQFNSRLRNKGYYVKMGLRKIVGRKAVKDLQKELRLEVDGKIVELPPVDGIIILNILSWGSGANPWGPDKDDQFSTPNHYDGMLEVVGVTGVVHLGQIQSGIRTAMRIAQGGHIKIHLNTDMPVQVDGEPWIQSPGDVVVLKSALKATMLKKTKSKRRLTEPHISPAVLSLSVAQQGSGSGSVSVSGSPQSQSQQQLQQQQQQQQQQQQLAENGEKEASMTLPAGFGST